gaaattttatttgaaaacatTCTTggttttatattatataaatgattCTTTATGTGAAAACATTACCTAAATAGGAATGTGTTGTATAATCaatccattctaattttcctcaattttcattcattcttattttttttaatttttaatcaattttcatatccaaaaactattaaatatctaaaaatcattatataacttttttactttaaaataattttattaaattctctatttttgtgaaaaataattcatgaaacaaaaaatacattaataatttcataaatttatattttaatagactCCGTCGGGTCACTTACTAGTATAGTACTATAGCTTATATGATGGTGACTTGGTGAGTGTTGTTATGATTTCTGACAATTatatagctttttttttttagaataacaATTATATAGCTTATTAATTGATGCATATATGGAAAAAGGCGAGAAACCTACGTGAAGCTCGTACCATCAAAGTAATGgttgaaataaaattatatacttaTTTAACatacattttcttaatttagATAATCAGCATAAAAATGTTTTGCTAACAATGGACAATGGTTGCCTCAAAATACATGCCCCATTAATTTCTTATGAACTAAAATTAGCgtctaacccgtcgaaattcgacggaaattattttatgttatttttattattatagcatatgaaataatttatatataaattatttgtttaattaatctGATacgatcaaattaaattagtagtacaatatttgaaataatattaaatataggttgtgataatagaaatacattttttatataaatattcatttgatgaagtttataaaaaaattgatgtgggattgaagattttagaagaaaaaaatatgtaaaattaaagtatgatatgatgtacgattaATGTGTCGCATCTCttgttaatcgtatatcgataatatttactccatccgtccctcaaacagtttcctcttttttctattttggttcatCCCCAAAcctaattttgaaaataatttcactaattattacttttacaattccactttttgtgggactcgttctccacttttactactatcactcttataatttcactttttgtgggacctattctccacttatcaaatacataactaacttttattaaaatctgtggcatcctctcttaggaagatgtttgggggacgaagggagtattcaGTTTGTACAAATTCTTTGaatttgacggataagaaataatttaattaaacatatatCATCTaagtatcatctcatatggacATAATAAGACCAGATAATCATCTGAAACTCTAAAGACCACATATGACATTTGAATGTCAAAATTCTGAAAATCATATTCtctggagtttgaaataccatacctgacttttgagtatcattttgtatggagcttgaagattataacttacttgtgagtatcattttgtctagagtttgtgaaactataattaagttatgagaataatctcgttTGGCGCTTGACATGCCGTCTCTGACTTTTGAGCACCCTCTCGTGTGGAACTTGAAAAATCACAActtagttttgagcatcatcttgtctgaaatttaaaatgccaTAACTGAgttttgagcattatcttgtctgaagtttgaaagatcaaaactgacttgtgagcatcatctcgtctagagtttgaaatatcataattgagtctTCGTAATCTCGCCTGTTacttatgagcatcatctctaaaacttgaaagacgAAAATTGAgttatgagcatcatctcgtctcaaactttaaacaacatcgtcaaatttgaaatcatattcaatcatcTATAATGATCAACTCTTTAGTAAATGGAATTCTAACAgcttaaataatactccctccgtccgccaagattatgtaaaattgcttgggcataagatttaataaaattgatgatgattttgatatagtggagaaatggtcccaccactttataagatgtgtggttgagattgaatttagggtgtgtttttttgtaaataaagagtgttaattagtaaggataaaatattaaaaatggtggtgggaccattgccttaaaaggaaagtgacataatcttggcggacgcccaatatagtaatttttacataatcttggcggacggagggagtagtaataattaaaattttaaatactccctccgtccatgaaatagatatatatatacaaaaatatatataaataaatagatatgcACACAATACATAGATAATTAGTCatttaaattagtaaattaaaaCTATCTACATATATgtgtaatatgtatatatatatatatatatatatatatatatatatatatttatatatagttaattgtTTAAGTaattacatctatatataaaaatattatatatatatatatatattaatttgtgagtatgaagtgataaacttaaactaatattatataataaaataatacaaacataaattttttttagatatggaaattgattaaaaatttagaaaaaaaaataagaatgaatgaaaattgaggaaaattaaagtggtttattttgctattatatataaatagatattGATTCAAATTCAATGTCTctttatcaaattatttattttaatagatcATTAATAACATTTATAATCAAAAACTGAAATTTTATATAtcctgtttttgtttttatcgaCCCTAACAATCAATCATTAAGTAATAAATCTGATGAAATCAAATgctaaaaataattatgttcCAAATATATGTCTTTCCTGTACCACCATATCCATATAGAAATCAAAATTCTCCTTCACTTTTATCAGCCGCCGTCATTATTGTTTCATAAAACATTCTTTGTTCTTCTGTCAAAGAGGGATATAGGTTAGCGTGCTCTTGTTTCATTTATTCTATGTTGTAAGACATCTCTTCTAATATCTGTAGATTTTCTGAATTAGATATGACAGTTTCATTTGGTAACGGCATGCCAGGAAAATTGACTAAACTGATGGAATTAGCAATAAGCAACTAATCTGTCAACTGCAAATCTGTTTAATAAAAGTCATTAGAGCAATGTAATATCTAAATCAAAACTATAAACTATAAATCTTAGATAAATTGATGCCGAGTCAATATATGGCTCCAGTAGTTAGTATTTAATGATATACAACTAAATATTAATAAGATCATATTATGTTtagttcaaaatattaatatttttttttcttactttgTGTATGAAACTGTCTTTACGTACTATTATTTTGGGTATTAAACTTATTAGTACAATAGATTAATGTTCTTTGAAATTGAtgcttaaatttttattttgatgagtAATATATTGATTCAATTCAATATCTCTctatcaaaatatttattttaatagatcATTAGTAACATttataatcaaaaaataaaattttatacatcctatttttgtttttatcgaCCCTAACAATCAATCATTAAGTAATAAATCTAATGAAACCAAATGCTAAAAGTAATTATGTTATCATTTGTAGGATAATAATTCGTCCCTCACTAATATCCATTACATCAATTTCATTAAACAAATTAGATCGAAAAATCTTCAAGTTGATCACTAAAAtcctttttctttctaatttttactatataatgTATTTTCTAAATTCGGTTATATCCCAAGGTGGGTTATATCACGTCAAgttatttttagtttatataATGCAAACAGAGATGAATAGATAGGTTCGAATAATTTTGGATGAGAATAGTTCTAATTGAATTTTATTAAtggttatttaataaaattaagagATATGGAAAATTGTTGGAAacgttgattaaaaatttagaaaaaaaataagaatgaatgagaattgaggaaaattagaatagagtgattatacgatgccacgtaggatagaatttattttgcttttatatatagataCGCGTGTCTTAACATTTAAAAAACATAcgctatttctttttttttttttgagaaaaacaTACGTTATTTCTTAAATGAATAAGGGTTGTCGTAATTAAATGAAAGGTTAACGACCAATAAAgagattttttaaatattagtcCAGAACTATAAATAACCATTTAATTAACTTATTcaaattttatctttattatatGTGTACTTATGTATTATtgcatttaatatatatattatttaaaccaataacttggttttattaattaaattacaatatctagattttttttccttctgaAAAATCCTCTTTAATTTGTGAATTTAATGATCATATTTCTTTACACAAAAGGGTAATAAAAGTTTAGAAAACATTAATTTTTTGaagttaaaatgaaaaatagttCCTcatcaaaaaaggaaacatatttaaataacgaagattaaaatagaatatttttctaatataaagttcatatcattttattgtatagtttttttttagcAGTAAAGTTAAAAATAGAATAAGGGATGCAAAGTTCATACTTTAATGTAAAATAGTATCAATAAAATATGCaatccaacaaaaaaaaaaaaagaaaaaagaaaatataggtGACGACTGACTGAAGCTGAGCCAACAATTGTTGAGCCCGATGTTGATTGAGGAGCACATTTCATCCTTATTTAGTAATTTTCAAATGAATTATTTGTTTTCCCAATGCTGCAACTGCGTTCCGTTCCCTTTAAATATCACATATAATGCATATAGACATATATATgtagaaagagagaggagaaagaTTGTCATTCCCCCTTCTATATCTCtcgccttctctctctctctctctctcgatatTTTTTGCCTCCGATTTTCTCTACCGAAACGTTTCCCTATCTGATAGGTAATTCTGTTGCCACCCCGATTATTTCTGTATGTATTTCGTAGTCTTTCATTTGTATTATTGTGGTGACGCCTTCATTCTTATGCATTTGTTTATTCAATCAATTGCTTGAATGCCATATTTCCTGGAGAATCGACCTATTCTTGAAATTACGGTTTTCTTGATTTCTTGTTTCGATCACGTCTAGTTAAATAGAAACTTGAATGCGTATTATCGTTGAGCGCCCTCTTCTTTAGGATAATACTGGAGAAGGAGAGCGGAAGAAACGCTTAAATTTTTCAAACAATAGCACCTCTGATGACACGTTGTTTATTCTTTTACATATATCTTTGTTTCGGTCCGTGGAATTTTTCTTTCTAAACTCAAATGTTATGATTCTTTCTTGGAGTGAATCATGAGGATATTGAGAATCGTTGCTGTTTTGAGGAGATAGCGGTGCGCGTGTATTGATTATGAACATGATGGATGCTATCATCAGGCTTTCGGTTACTGTCTAGAGTCGACATGCAGAACCATCCTCATGAGGATATCAATTGCGGGGATTCCCATTTTCTGTTGATTGAGTTGTGTGCTGAATAATAATAGATCATGTGCTAGCTAGATGTTGATAATGTTGTTGAAAATTGCAATGGCGCTATGTGCAAAATACTGAAAAGGTTCATCTTTTAGACCTATGTGAAATAAGTGGTCTTGATTAGCCTCCTTCAAGATAAGTGTTATCTGTGAAGCTAGTGAATATGTCTGATAATAGACTTGCAATCTTGACTATTCATGGATTTTGGACATTCTATAAGTACTTAATGTTGATTACTTGCAATATTTCAGCTTTTAGCATGAACATGCcaatatgaaaaagaaaaactaatgGAACAAAAAGTTGAACTGGGGTTACTGTATTTCTTTTGAAGGTTTTTTGTGGTCCTTATGTTCGCAGGAAGTCGAAGTTCCAATTGGTGTGTGTTACTATACATCTCTTAGCTCAAATTTGTTATGTCTTAAAGCTGTCTCAATATTTTAGTGCCATTGATGTATTGCCTTTTTCTGTTCATTTGCTGTGAGCAGAAGTCCCTTCACTGTTCTAAACAAACCAAGATATAGTAAGGCTGTTCATTTAATTAGAAGGAAATAATGCATCTTTATGGCTAATTCTGTAAAGGCCACATGAAGCTATTTCTTAAAGTTTCAAGTGATCCTATTGACAAATGCCTACATTGTACAGCCTAATGGAAAGATacattttgtttgattttgtaTAGCAGACATAAGGACCTgtttttactaatattttgtGCGTATATCATTATGAACTATTGTTACTTGCTCATATAAATCAGTTGTTTCCATCTTTAACAATGTTTTAACATGACAGTGTTGGACTCGTTGAACTCTCCGTCAGTTAAGTTTCATGTCTGATTTTGAAGTCCAAATCCCTGGCTCCTTTGGTAAGTCAATTTGTTTGCAGTTTATTGTATACATGTAGATCTTTTTCTCCCCCTTTTCTTTATTCTTATGTTATTCATATTCATTCTACCCTGTTATTGTTCTCTATTCATTGCCCTGATTTTGTGTACCAGATCCTTTTGCCGAGGCAAAAGCCGAGAACTCGGGTGCAGGGTCAAAAGAATATGTGCATATTCGCGTCCAGCAACGCAATGGTAGGAAAAGCCTGACAACTGTCCAGGGTTTGAAGAAGGAGTTCAGCTATAACAAAATTCTCAAGGACCTGAAGAAGGAGTTTTGCTGCAATGGTACAGTAGTACAGGACCCTGAGCTAGGCCAGGTCAGTATTCTCTATCACATTTGCTTCTGCTTTTATTCTTTCTGTTTTTATCCTGTAATGTGTGGTGCGTTACAGGTTATACAACTCCAAGGCGACCAGAGGAAGAATGTCTCGACGTTCCTTGTTCAGGTATCTCTTTATATATTTGTTTCTCAAAATAACACTTCTTATAATGTGTGAAGATATATATGTTTCTCCATGTTTATCTCAGGCAGGCATTGTGAAGAAAGAACACATCAAGATTCATGGTTTCTGAAaaattgcagcagcagcagcagccaccgCCGAAACTGAACTCCCTATGTTTGCTGCTGCGTAGCCTGCTTTAACGAACAGCCTCGACGACGCTTTGTCTAATCATAAACTGATAGCTCTTCTGTTTTTTCcttttgtgtgtttgtgtgtgtctgGATGTTGTATATTGCCACTCTGCTATTGTATAGAGAGGTTACTGTGCTCTCCATGCAATTTCTGCAGGCTCAGGACATGCTACCACTCTTTATCTTCTTCATATAGCAAGATTATGGTTTCACCCTTGTGTATCCTGTGCATCTTCATTTTACATCTTAGGTCTCACCTTTTTTgtgttatatcaataatatttgTGGTGTGCCCCAAATGTAAATTCCAGTATCATCTTCTTCTATCCTGCAATTTTCGACGATTTTTTCGTCGATTCCCttattaaattttcataattaggGAGTGTTTGGTTTTGATGGTAGAATTAATAGATTTGGAGAATGTTTAAATAATTCATTCAATTTTAGGGTTATAAATAATTATGCAATTTGATGATTAAAATATGGGTCAAGTTATCATGTTaattaaacacttaattaagataaattattttatcaatcatattttATAACTCAAATCAAATGCATCACTTATAAATAGTttgtatgttttatttttagacGTTATGACAATTTACATTGGTAAAGAATACATGAAGGACAACATAAAATTGTAACGAGTCGAATTGCGTAATATGTGTAAATACTATTCTCTTCGTTCCAACGAAATTGAGTCTCATTCCTTTTTAGGACGTCCCAACGAGGTTGAGTCGTTTcctttttttaacaaaaaaaaaggcaatttaaagctttaattaacaaaattaattacaccccttattttttgttaattaacccaattaataaataaattattttcaaaataaataaataattatttattaatttcaaaattaataaatactaatttataaataaataattaatttaaaattttcaaaataattaattataaataaataattcaattataaacaatagataaataaataattttaaaaaatactaataactcataaatataaattaattttttgatttagtaaaattttaaaaatattaattatatagatAATCACTTAACCACAAATCTACAAACATACTTAAACAACTAAATACCAACTCTTTAATTCTTGTGCCCAGAAAAAACGTCTCAACTttggcgggacggagggagtataaaacacCGCACAACTGAATAATGGTTGAAAATAAATCattgattagtaaaataaattgTAAAATCGATCCAAAACTTAAAAGTTAATGAATACTcgactataattaattaaatatctaaacTAACCAATGAAGtctagctcaagtggcaaaaGTGAGGCACTCAAAGACTTTTCTTTGTGAGAgatctt
The genomic region above belongs to Salvia miltiorrhiza cultivar Shanhuang (shh) chromosome 5, IMPLAD_Smil_shh, whole genome shotgun sequence and contains:
- the LOC130985773 gene encoding protein translation factor SUI1 homolog 2-like isoform X2 — encoded protein: MSDFEVQIPGSFDPFAEAKAENSGAGSKEYVHIRVQQRNGRKSLTTVQGLKKEFSYNKILKDLKKEFCCNGTVVQDPELGQVIQLQGDQRKNVSTFLVQVSLYIFVSQNNTSYNV
- the LOC130985773 gene encoding protein translation factor SUI1 homolog 2-like isoform X1, with the protein product MSDFEVQIPGSFDPFAEAKAENSGAGSKEYVHIRVQQRNGRKSLTTVQGLKKEFSYNKILKDLKKEFCCNGTVVQDPELGQVSILYHICFCFYSFCFYPVMCGALQVIQLQGDQRKNVSTFLVQVSLYIFVSQNNTSYNV
- the LOC130985773 gene encoding protein translation factor SUI1 homolog 2-like isoform X3, translating into MSDFEVQIPGSFDPFAEAKAENSGAGSKEYVHIRVQQRNGRKSLTTVQGLKKEFSYNKILKDLKKEFCCNGTVVQDPELGQVIQLQGDQRKNVSTFLVQAGIVKKEHIKIHGF